One genomic window of Moorella glycerini includes the following:
- a CDS encoding aconitate hydratase, whose translation MGQNLAQKIISQHLVAGKMVPGEEVAIRIDQTLTQDATGTMAYLQLEAMGIPRVRTKLSVSYVDHNTLQTGFENADDHLFLQSIAAKYGIIFSRPGNGICHQVHLERFAVPGTTLLGADSHTPTAGGVGALAIGAGGLEVAVAMAGGPFYFNMPAVVRVNLHGRLSPWVSAKDIILEVLRRLTVKGGVGKIIEYGGDGVATLSVPERATITNMGAELGATTSIFPSDEVTRAFLAAQGRAAGWVELLPDPDATYEQVIDIDLGSLEPLVARPHMPDNVATVREAGPIKVNQVAIGSCTNSSYTDLMRVAAILKGRRVHPDVSLVIAPGSRQVFRMLAANGALADLITAGARILECACGPCIGMGQAPPSGGVSVRTFNRNFQGRSGTADALVYLASPEVAAATAINGYLSDPRELDDPINITLPASFPVDDGMFIFPPEDGSRVEIRRGPNIKPLPLPQPPDPVIAAPVILKTGDNITTDHISPAGAKYLPLRSNIPALAEHAFEGVDPTFARRAREAGQGIIVGGQNYGQGSSREHAALCPMYLGIKAVIAKSFARIHRSNLVNFGILPLTFTDPADYDRIAAGDNLNIDLHAGLGQDEIAVTNVTRGFTFKVRHGLSPRQQAVILAGGLLNYTRQQATK comes from the coding sequence TTGGGCCAGAATTTAGCCCAGAAAATAATCAGCCAGCACCTGGTAGCCGGCAAGATGGTGCCGGGGGAGGAAGTTGCCATCCGCATCGACCAGACCCTGACCCAGGACGCCACCGGCACCATGGCCTACCTGCAGCTGGAAGCCATGGGCATCCCCCGGGTGCGGACCAAACTTTCCGTCAGCTATGTCGACCATAATACCCTCCAGACCGGCTTTGAAAACGCCGATGACCACCTTTTCCTGCAGAGCATAGCCGCTAAATACGGCATCATCTTTTCCCGTCCCGGTAACGGCATCTGCCACCAGGTTCACCTGGAGCGCTTTGCCGTCCCGGGGACAACTCTCCTGGGTGCTGACAGCCATACCCCCACCGCCGGGGGGGTGGGCGCCCTGGCTATAGGCGCCGGCGGCCTGGAGGTCGCCGTGGCCATGGCCGGCGGTCCCTTCTATTTTAACATGCCGGCCGTCGTCCGTGTCAATTTACACGGCCGTTTATCCCCCTGGGTCAGTGCCAAGGATATTATCCTGGAGGTTTTACGCCGCCTGACGGTAAAAGGCGGGGTGGGTAAAATCATCGAATACGGCGGGGATGGTGTTGCCACCCTTTCCGTACCGGAACGAGCCACTATTACCAATATGGGTGCCGAACTGGGCGCCACCACCTCTATCTTTCCCAGCGATGAGGTTACCAGGGCCTTCCTGGCCGCCCAGGGACGGGCTGCCGGCTGGGTAGAATTACTGCCGGATCCCGATGCTACTTATGAGCAGGTCATTGATATTGACCTGGGAAGCCTGGAACCACTGGTGGCCAGGCCCCACATGCCGGATAACGTGGCCACCGTCCGGGAAGCAGGACCCATTAAAGTCAACCAGGTGGCCATCGGTAGCTGTACCAATTCTTCTTATACCGATCTCATGCGCGTAGCGGCCATCCTCAAGGGCCGGCGCGTCCACCCGGACGTCAGCCTGGTTATTGCCCCCGGCTCCCGTCAGGTCTTCCGTATGCTGGCGGCGAACGGTGCCCTGGCCGACCTGATCACGGCAGGTGCCCGCATCCTGGAGTGTGCCTGCGGCCCCTGCATTGGTATGGGACAGGCCCCGCCTTCAGGTGGTGTCTCGGTGCGTACCTTCAACCGCAACTTCCAGGGCCGCAGCGGTACTGCTGACGCTTTAGTTTACCTGGCCAGCCCGGAGGTTGCTGCCGCCACGGCCATCAACGGATACTTAAGCGACCCCAGGGAACTGGATGACCCCATCAATATAACTTTACCGGCAAGCTTCCCCGTAGACGACGGCATGTTCATCTTCCCGCCGGAGGACGGTTCCCGGGTGGAGATCCGGCGCGGGCCCAACATCAAACCGCTGCCGTTACCCCAGCCGCCGGACCCGGTGATTGCAGCGCCGGTAATCTTAAAGACGGGTGATAATATTACCACTGACCATATTTCACCGGCCGGGGCCAAATACCTGCCCCTGCGTTCCAACATCCCGGCCCTGGCCGAGCACGCCTTCGAGGGAGTGGACCCGACCTTTGCCCGGCGGGCCAGGGAAGCCGGCCAGGGAATAATTGTCGGCGGGCAAAACTACGGCCAGGGCTCCAGCCGCGAGCATGCCGCCCTCTGCCCCATGTACCTGGGCATCAAGGCCGTCATCGCCAAATCCTTCGCCCGTATCCACCGCAGTAATCTGGTGAACTTCGGCATCCTGCCGCTAACCTTTACCGACCCGGCCGATTACGACCGCATTGCAGCCGGTGATAACCTGAACATTGATTTGCACGCCGGCCTGGGGCAGGATGAAATCGCAGTTACCAACGTTACCAGGGGCTTTACCTTTAAAGTGCGCCACGGTCTTTCCCCCCGCCAGCAGGCCGTCATCCTGGCCGGAGGACTATTAAATTACACCAGGCAACAGGCAACGAAGTAA
- a CDS encoding DUF503 domain-containing protein: MVIGVSTATLRIAGARSLKDKRRVLKSVLARLHNRFNVAAAEVGRHDSHQEAEVGIACVSTAGSHADQVLAAVMGFLEAEGEIELVDYHTELL; the protein is encoded by the coding sequence ATGGTAATAGGGGTAAGTACAGCAACCCTGCGTATTGCCGGGGCAAGGAGCCTGAAGGATAAGCGGCGGGTGCTGAAGAGTGTCCTGGCGCGGTTGCACAACCGCTTTAACGTCGCCGCCGCCGAAGTAGGGCGCCACGACAGCCACCAGGAGGCCGAGGTGGGCATTGCTTGCGTCAGCACCGCCGGCAGCCATGCCGACCAGGTCCTGGCCGCGGTCATGGGCTTTTTGGAGGCTGAAGGTGAGATCGAACTGGTGGATTATCATACGGAGTTACTTTAG
- the trmL gene encoding tRNA (uridine(34)/cytosine(34)/5-carboxymethylaminomethyluridine(34)-2'-O)-methyltransferase TrmL, which produces MSLHVVLYQPEIPQNTGNIARTCAATGTVLHLIHPLGFSLDEKHLKRAGLDYWEEVTIHEHNNWQSFLETYPHATCYYLSTKGHHHYTDVNYRPGDFLVFGPETRGLPASILEPAGERVLRIPMRPGLRSLNLANTVALVLYEALRQLAFPGLV; this is translated from the coding sequence TTGTCACTGCACGTTGTCCTCTACCAGCCGGAGATCCCCCAGAATACCGGTAATATTGCCCGTACCTGCGCGGCTACGGGGACGGTCTTGCATTTAATTCATCCCCTGGGTTTTAGCCTGGATGAAAAGCACCTCAAGCGGGCCGGCCTGGATTACTGGGAGGAAGTAACGATCCATGAACATAACAACTGGCAGTCTTTCCTGGAAACCTACCCCCATGCCACCTGTTACTACCTTTCGACTAAGGGCCATCACCATTATACGGATGTCAATTATCGTCCGGGAGACTTTCTCGTCTTTGGCCCTGAAACCCGCGGCCTGCCTGCCTCCATCCTGGAGCCGGCAGGGGAGAGGGTATTGCGCATCCCCATGCGCCCGGGGCTTCGTTCGCTAAATCTAGCTAATACCGTCGCCCTGGTCCTTTACGAAGCCCTGCGCCAGCTTGCTTTCCCCGGGCTGGTATAA
- a CDS encoding spore germination protein translates to MANKSWRYLGHRKKAVPLVDEGQAAALPLQFSLAVNLETLRAIFTDCQDVVFRQMKIGGAMGHQAAVVYVDGLVANDIVNDQIMKSILLEAPQAMPILTGALYELYRQVRDSLLTVANVREIIDFREAARCILSGFALFLLDGVNRALAIEVCGWEHRGVEEPPTEALIRGSREGFSDCLRTNTALLRRRLRDPQLKLKTYFLGRRSQTTVALMYIDGVANPGLITEVEQRLNKIDIDGILESGYIEQFIEDKWYSPFAQVQNTERPDEAAAALLEGRVVILTDNTPFALIVPATFNSLMHSPEDHYHRWFIAVLIRTLRFAGSFLALLLPCFYIAMVSFTPEMIPTSLAISIGAGREGLPFPTIIEAFIMESVLELLREAGIRLPGPLGETLGVVGALILGQAAVQAGIVSSAMVIVVALTAIAGFVLPSYDAAISLRILRFFLMIMAAVLGLYGVILGLMLILTHMVSLKSFGVPYLKPWAPWTAADLKDSIYRAALFRERLRPAYLRPLEARRMGRGKKKT, encoded by the coding sequence ATGGCTAATAAATCCTGGCGTTACCTGGGACACAGGAAAAAGGCCGTTCCCCTGGTCGATGAAGGGCAAGCGGCAGCATTGCCGTTGCAATTTAGTCTGGCGGTTAATCTAGAAACTTTACGAGCCATTTTTACCGATTGCCAGGATGTTGTCTTCAGGCAGATGAAAATTGGCGGGGCTATGGGGCATCAGGCGGCTGTTGTTTATGTCGACGGGCTGGTAGCCAATGATATAGTCAATGACCAGATTATGAAATCAATCCTCCTGGAAGCGCCCCAGGCGATGCCGATATTGACGGGGGCACTTTATGAACTCTACCGCCAGGTCAGGGACTCCCTTTTAACTGTAGCAAATGTCCGGGAAATAATTGATTTCCGGGAAGCGGCCCGCTGTATCCTGAGCGGCTTTGCCTTATTTTTACTTGATGGTGTCAACCGGGCCCTGGCTATTGAGGTTTGTGGGTGGGAACACCGGGGGGTGGAAGAGCCGCCTACCGAAGCCTTAATCAGGGGTTCCCGGGAGGGCTTTTCTGATTGCCTGCGGACCAATACGGCCCTCTTGCGGCGCCGCCTGCGGGACCCCCAGCTTAAATTAAAGACTTATTTTTTAGGCCGGCGCAGCCAGACGACAGTTGCCTTAATGTACATTGATGGCGTAGCTAACCCCGGGTTGATCACTGAAGTGGAGCAACGCCTCAACAAAATCGATATCGATGGTATCCTGGAAAGCGGCTATATCGAGCAGTTTATCGAGGATAAATGGTATTCGCCCTTTGCCCAGGTGCAAAATACCGAAAGGCCCGATGAAGCTGCCGCCGCCCTCCTGGAAGGGCGGGTAGTTATTCTGACCGATAATACGCCTTTTGCCTTAATTGTACCTGCGACTTTCAATTCCTTAATGCACAGCCCGGAAGACCACTACCACCGCTGGTTTATTGCCGTCCTGATTCGCACCTTGCGTTTTGCCGGCTCTTTCCTGGCCCTGCTGTTACCATGCTTCTACATTGCCATGGTTTCCTTTACACCGGAAATGATCCCTACCTCCCTGGCCATTTCCATCGGCGCCGGGCGCGAAGGCCTCCCTTTTCCAACTATTATCGAAGCCTTTATCATGGAAAGTGTCCTGGAGCTGTTGCGGGAAGCGGGTATCCGCCTGCCAGGTCCTCTGGGGGAAACCCTGGGGGTGGTGGGGGCGCTTATTTTGGGGCAAGCGGCTGTCCAGGCAGGTATTGTCAGCTCGGCCATGGTAATTGTTGTGGCACTGACAGCTATAGCCGGATTTGTCCTTCCCAGTTATGATGCCGCCATCTCCTTACGGATCTTGCGTTTCTTTTTAATGATCATGGCGGCTGTTTTGGGCCTCTATGGCGTTATTTTAGGGTTAATGTTAATCCTTACCCACATGGTTTCTTTAAAAAGCTTCGGTGTACCTTATCTTAAGCCCTGGGCACCCTGGACAGCCGCGGATCTTAAAGATAGTATTTACCGGGCCGCCCTTTTCAGGGAGCGCCTGCGCCCCGCTTATCTCAGGCCCCTGGAAGCCAGGCGTATGGGTAGGGGGAAGAAAAAGACATGA
- the nth gene encoding endonuclease III translates to MQRDRIEAILQSLRVAYPGARSRLKYSNAFELLVAAILSAQTTDDQVNKVTVELFRRYPTPAALAAADPEEVAACIKSLGLYRMKAAHLVAACRNLVEKYGGRVPDNLEELLDLPGVGRKVANVVLSNAYGRDVIAVDTHVFRVANRLGLACAGNVRETEKQLMAVLPPGSRGEAHHLLIYHGRAVCRARHPGCRECVVSSYCSDEDHNGRGKASQ, encoded by the coding sequence ATGCAGAGGGACAGGATAGAAGCCATCCTGCAATCCTTGCGGGTTGCTTACCCGGGGGCGCGGTCGCGCCTCAAGTACAGCAATGCCTTTGAACTCCTGGTGGCGGCCATCCTCTCGGCCCAGACCACCGACGATCAGGTTAACAAGGTAACAGTCGAGCTTTTCCGGCGTTATCCCACGCCGGCAGCCTTAGCGGCGGCAGACCCGGAAGAGGTTGCCGCCTGTATTAAAAGCCTGGGCCTGTACCGGATGAAAGCCGCCCACCTGGTGGCTGCCTGCCGGAACTTGGTGGAAAAATATGGTGGCCGGGTACCGGACAACCTGGAGGAACTCCTGGATCTTCCCGGCGTAGGCCGCAAAGTGGCCAATGTGGTCCTGAGCAACGCCTATGGCCGGGATGTCATCGCTGTCGACACCCATGTCTTCCGGGTGGCCAACCGCCTGGGCCTGGCCTGTGCCGGTAATGTCCGGGAGACGGAAAAGCAGCTGATGGCCGTCCTGCCGCCGGGCAGCCGCGGTGAAGCCCACCACCTGCTGATCTACCACGGCCGGGCGGTCTGCAGGGCCAGGCACCCCGGGTGCCGGGAGTGTGTGGTTAGTAGTTACTGTAGTGATGAGGATCACAATGGCCGGGGTAAGGCATCACAATGA
- the pckA gene encoding phosphoenolpyruvate carboxykinase (ATP): MGNTYGLERLGLINPGTVYRNLPVARLVEIALARGEGLLAPNGALSVNTGKYTGRSPNDRFIVDTPAVHDSISWGTVNQPVSEATFERLYSRLTAYLQGRDLFVFDGFVGADPAYRMPIRIVNQYAWQNLFVRQLFIRPAADELTGHEPQFTVICAPGFKAIPEHDGTRSEAFVILNFDRRVIIIGGTSYAGEMKKSIFTVMNYLLPEQGVCPMHCSANIGPAGDTALFFGLSGTGKTTLSADPERFLIGDDEHGWSDKGIFNFEGGCYAKCIKLSAEHEPQIWNAIRFGSVLENVMVDPDCRAIDYDSDALTENTRAAYPVDFIPNAVIPGVGGHPRTVVFLTADAFGVMPPIAKLTREQAMYHFLSGYTSKLAGTERGITEPQATFSTCFGAPFLPRSPMVYANLLGERIARHNASVYLVNTGWTGGPYGTGRRMSLPYTRAMVRAALNGELDEVEFTSDPVFGFLVPEACPGVPAEILNPRNTWAEPERYDAMARRLAGLFRENFAKFRDVPAGILAAGPVSK; encoded by the coding sequence ATGGGTAATACTTATGGTTTAGAGCGCTTGGGTCTCATTAATCCCGGTACTGTTTACCGTAACCTGCCGGTGGCCCGGCTGGTTGAAATAGCCCTGGCCCGGGGAGAAGGCCTCCTGGCTCCCAATGGGGCTTTAAGCGTTAATACCGGCAAGTATACCGGCCGTTCCCCTAACGACAGGTTTATCGTGGACACTCCCGCTGTCCACGACAGCATCAGCTGGGGTACCGTTAACCAGCCTGTGAGCGAGGCAACCTTTGAACGCCTCTACAGCCGCCTGACGGCCTACCTCCAGGGAAGGGATCTCTTTGTTTTTGACGGTTTTGTCGGGGCCGATCCCGCCTACCGCATGCCCATCAGGATCGTCAACCAGTATGCCTGGCAGAACTTGTTCGTTCGCCAGCTTTTTATCCGGCCGGCGGCGGATGAACTCACCGGGCATGAACCCCAGTTTACCGTTATCTGTGCCCCGGGCTTTAAGGCCATCCCGGAACATGACGGCACCCGCTCCGAGGCCTTTGTTATCCTCAATTTTGACCGCCGTGTGATAATCATCGGCGGTACCTCCTATGCCGGCGAGATGAAAAAATCCATCTTTACCGTCATGAACTACTTGTTACCCGAACAAGGCGTTTGTCCCATGCACTGTTCCGCCAATATAGGCCCGGCAGGCGATACGGCCCTGTTCTTCGGCCTTTCCGGCACCGGCAAGACCACCCTGTCGGCCGATCCGGAACGCTTCCTTATTGGCGACGACGAGCACGGCTGGTCGGACAAGGGCATTTTTAACTTTGAAGGCGGTTGCTATGCCAAGTGTATCAAGCTTTCCGCCGAGCACGAACCCCAGATCTGGAACGCCATCCGTTTCGGCAGCGTCCTGGAGAATGTGATGGTAGACCCCGATTGCCGGGCCATTGACTACGACAGCGATGCCCTGACGGAAAACACCCGCGCCGCCTACCCGGTAGATTTCATCCCCAACGCCGTCATTCCGGGGGTGGGCGGCCATCCCCGCACGGTAGTTTTCCTCACCGCTGACGCCTTTGGCGTTATGCCGCCCATAGCCAAACTCACCCGGGAACAGGCCATGTACCATTTCCTGTCCGGTTATACCAGCAAGCTGGCCGGCACCGAGCGGGGGATTACCGAGCCCCAGGCCACCTTCTCCACCTGTTTCGGGGCCCCCTTCCTGCCCCGGTCGCCCATGGTTTACGCCAACCTCCTTGGGGAAAGGATAGCCAGGCACAACGCCAGCGTTTACCTGGTCAATACCGGCTGGACCGGGGGACCTTACGGCACCGGCCGGCGCATGAGCCTGCCCTATACCCGGGCCATGGTCCGGGCGGCTTTAAACGGTGAACTGGATGAGGTGGAATTTACCTCCGACCCTGTTTTCGGCTTTCTGGTACCTGAAGCCTGCCCCGGGGTCCCGGCGGAAATTCTCAATCCCCGTAATACCTGGGCGGAACCGGAAAGATATGATGCCATGGCCCGCAGGCTGGCTGGCCTCTTCAGGGAGAACTTTGCCAAATTCAGGGACGTCCCGGCGGGTATTCTGGCGGCCGGACCTGTCAGTAAGTAG
- a CDS encoding ATP-binding protein, which translates to MKRKIVRIDEEKCTGCGLCVSPCVEGAIEIVNGKAKVLREELCDGAGVCLNVCPTGALTIEEREAPAFDPVAAEKNLEAKRAQGASPRCLRCGADETRAVLLLARHHGESTWVCTRCLPVLIHG; encoded by the coding sequence ATGAAACGCAAGATTGTCCGCATAGACGAAGAGAAATGCACCGGCTGCGGCCTGTGCGTATCGCCCTGCGTCGAGGGGGCCATTGAGATTGTCAACGGTAAGGCCAAGGTCCTGCGGGAGGAGCTGTGCGACGGCGCCGGGGTCTGCCTGAATGTCTGTCCTACCGGCGCCCTGACCATCGAGGAGCGGGAGGCACCGGCCTTTGACCCGGTGGCCGCGGAAAAGAACCTGGAGGCCAAAAGGGCTCAAGGCGCATCTCCCCGCTGCCTGCGTTGCGGCGCTGATGAAACCAGGGCCGTCCTTCTCTTGGCCCGCCACCACGGCGAAAGCACCTGGGTTTGTACCCGCTGCCTGCCGGTACTGATCCACGGGTAA
- a CDS encoding YkoF family thiamine/hydroxymethylpyrimidine-binding protein, with product MLSAEVSLYPQKTTRASEIINDSIQSLARQGVSYNVGPISTEIHGTEEQVWTGIRSLFDRASSAGEVSMVVTLSNAARKG from the coding sequence ATGCTCAGCGCCGAGGTCAGCCTTTATCCCCAGAAGACGACCCGGGCCAGCGAGATTATCAACGACTCTATCCAATCCCTGGCCCGGCAGGGCGTTAGCTACAATGTAGGCCCCATCAGCACCGAAATCCACGGTACGGAAGAACAGGTCTGGACCGGTATCCGCTCCCTTTTCGACCGGGCCAGTTCAGCCGGCGAAGTCAGCATGGTCGTTACCCTTTCCAATGCGGCCCGTAAAGGTTGA